In Poecilia reticulata strain Guanapo linkage group LG17, Guppy_female_1.0+MT, whole genome shotgun sequence, the following proteins share a genomic window:
- the c1ql3b gene encoding complement C1q-like protein 3b, with protein MIATGVCGVALVLVLVVLIPVMVNSAGTPARYEMLGSCQMVCDSHGTATAATAKATHPNKDNRLVQSLPTFIQGPQGEPGRVGRMGPRGPVGEPGPPGSAGPPGERGPPGPPGPPGLPGANGPTGAISAATYNTVPKIAFYAGLKKQHEGYEVLKFDDVVTNLGNHYDPSTGKFTCSIPGIYFFIYHVLMRGGDGTSMWADLCKNNQVRASAIAQDADQNYDYASNSVVLHLEPGDEIYIKLDGGKAHGGNNNKYSTFSGFMLYAD; from the exons ATGATCGCAACTGGTGTTTGCGGCGTGGCGCTGGTTCTGGTGCTGGTGGTGCTGATTCCGGTCATGGTGAACTCTGCCGGAACTCCTGCCCGATATGAGATGCTCGGATCTTGTCAGATGGTGTGCGATTCCCATGGGACCGCGACGGCAGCCACGGCGAAAGCGACCCACCCGAACAAAGACAACCGCCTGGTGCAGTCGCTGCCGACGTTCATCCAGGGTCCCCAGGGAGAGCCGGGGCGCGTCGGGCGGATGGGCCCCAGGGGTCCGGTTGGTGAGCCGGGGCCACCCGGATCGGCGGGTCCACCCGGGGAGAGAGGGCCACCTGGACCACCAGGTCCACCTGGGCTACCAGGAGCGAACGGACCAACCGGTGCCATCAGCGCAGCCACTTACAACACGGTGCCAAAGATAGCGTTTTATGCCGGGCTGAAGAAGCAGCATGAGGGCtatgaagttttaaaatttgacgACGTGGTCACAAATCTCGGCAACCACTACGATCCATCAACCGGAAAATTCACCTGTTCCATACCCGGAATTTACTTCTTCATTTACCATGTGTTGATGCGAGGCGGGGATGGAACAAGCATGTGGGCTGACCTCTGCAAAAACAACCAG GTGAGAGCTAGCGCCATCGCGCAGGACGCGGACCAAAACTACGACTATGCCAGCAACAGCGTCGTCCTCCACCTGGAACCCGGGGATGAGATTTACATCAAGCTGGACGGAGGGAAGGCGCACGGCGGCAACAACAACAAGTACAGCACCTTCTCCGGCTTCATGCTGTATGCTGACTGA